TACACAGGCTTCTGAGCTGTTCGATGGTGGCAACGCCGTTATTGGCGATGGTCTTCTTCATCAGGACGGTAGCCAAGTTCTCATATCCAGGAATATTGGCCTGAACAATATTCGGGATGTTCCAACTGATATTCCGGAACCATTTGGGACCCATAGGCATCTTCATGGGCATGGCCGGGTTGCCCAAGGGGCTGACCGTGGCTGTGATCTTTTTCTTGAGCAGGGTCAGACCATAAAAGGTAAAGAAGATGCTGACTTCATAATCAAGCGCCGCCGCCGTGGAACCGAGAATAAAAGGCGGATAGGCCCAGTCCAATGTTCCCTTACTTGCAATGATCGTCATCTTCGTCCCCATACGTCTCTCCTTTTTTTTCGGCTGAGTTTCAAGTCAGCCTTTGGTTTAAGAAGCCCCAAACACCTGAAGGCAGTACGGTTTTATATCCGACTTCCCTTTCTCAACGATCCATGTCTTAGTCCCGGCATGGACACTGAACACCTTCCAATATATTCCAATTCTTGACTTCTCTTACCGCCCCTCGATAGGCCGAGACCCATACATGATCTAACCATGTTGTGGTACATTACCAGAAGAAAAAGTAAAATGGAAGAAAAAAATTTATTCCCAGTGTTTTTTTGGGGGATGGGATTTTTAAGACCATACAACCCTTGGCAGACGGCTTTTGTCAAATTTAACGTGTCACATATTTAGCGTTCTCAAACGATTCGATAAGATCCCGGCTTTCTCATTCCTCCGGGCCTTTGCCCTTCTTAAAAATGATGTGCGTTTCATCT
This sequence is a window from Nitrospirae bacterium CG2_30_53_67. Protein-coding genes within it:
- a CDS encoding NADH dehydrogenase; amino-acid sequence: MGTKMTIIASKGTLDWAYPPFILGSTAAALDYEVSIFFTFYGLTLLKKKITATVSPLGNPAMPMKMPMGPKWFRNISWNIPNIVQANIPGYENLATVLMKKTIANNGVATIEQLRSLCMEAGVKMLACQMTVELFGFHQSDFIDGCEFVGAASYLDIASDAKINLFV